A genomic window from Dioscorea cayenensis subsp. rotundata cultivar TDr96_F1 unplaced genomic scaffold, TDr96_F1_v2_PseudoChromosome.rev07_lg8_w22 25.fasta BLBR01001462.1, whole genome shotgun sequence includes:
- the LOC120256474 gene encoding uncharacterized protein LOC120256474, whose translation MESNTQSSSGGGINRMKYHLAGIRGNIAACKKSPYFQSALDAISMIGRGYKGPSYNDMRIHLLANCKKECQLLIDGYRSNWVNSGCTIMGDDIVKDATNLCNLFAEIVEWIGPSNVVHLVTDNASNYMKAGKLLQERYEHIYWSPCAAHCLNLLLKDIGKMPHVVELANRASKVTIFVYNHIFLLSWLRKIDGWKEIVRPRVTRFATVVITLKSIHDHKHELQALVISKHYRDNKLSKSATRKAVNDIILDNKFRDDCLLMVKIATPIIKLLCIVDGDETPSLGYVYEGMTRIRKGIMATLGNKKKFYTPYINIIDNFRYGDEPFIDTPEIVHGLLNVIEKTSMCKEPSDSGKVMDEISMYRERKESFGHRHHHKKRCYDPIDYEHIDEVDFWVMEKEESSPPKLDYDEITEEAIYVNDSIPILDYDYIQDDIVDQEVNLESFVEVGNASNDSQDWPLGGAPNNDNRGMDPSL comes from the exons TCTCCTTATTTTCAGTCGGCTTTGGATGCTATTTCTATGATTGGTAGAGGATATAAGGGCCCATCCTACAATGATATGAGAATTCATTTGTTGgcaaattgcaagaaagaatgTCAACTTCTTATTGATGGTTATAGAAGCAATTGGGTTAACTCTGGATGCACAATTATGGGTGATG ATATTGTCAAGGATGCCACAAACTTGTGTAATTTGTTTGCAGAAATAGTTGAATGGATTGGGCCTTCTAATGTGGTACATTTAGTTACTGATAATGCAAGTAACTATATGAAAGCTGGAAAATTATTGCAAGAGAGATATGAACACATCTATTGGTCTCCTTGTGCAGCCCATTGCCTAAATTTGTTGTTGAAAGATATTGGCAAAATGCCTCATGTGGTAGAGCTTGCAAACCGTGCTTCAAAAGTgactatttttgtttataaccATATTTTCTTGCTATCTTGGTTGAGAAAAATAGATGGTTGGAAAGAAATTGTGCGGCCAAGGGTAACTCGCTTTGCCACCGTCGTTATTACTTTAAAGAGCATTCATGATCATAAGCATGAATTGCAAGCTTTGGTGATAAGTAAGCATTACAGAGATAACAAATTGTCTAAAAGTGCCACTAGAAAAGCTGTCaatgatattattttagataataaaTTTCGGGATGATTGTTTGCTTATGGTGAAGATTGCAACACCTATAATCAAGCTTTTGTGTATTGTGGATGGCGACGAAACTCCTTCACTTGGTTATGTTTATGAAGGCATGACTAGAATTCGTAAAGGAATCATGGCTACTTTGGGAAACAAGAAGAAGTTTTACACAccatatattaatatcattgaTA ATTTCAG gTATGGCGATGAACCATTTATTGATACTCCAGAAATTGTCCATGGTCTCTTGAATGTGATTGAAAAGACAAGCATGTGTAAAGAGCCTAGTGATAGTGGCAAAGTAATGGATGAGATCTCTATGTATCGTGAACGAAAAGAAAGTTTCGGCCACCG GCATCATCATAAGAAAAGGTGTTATGATCCAATTGATTATGAGCACATTGATGAGGTGGATTTTTGGGTGATGGAAAAAGAGGAATCATCTCCTCCCAAACTTGATTATGATGAAATTACAGAAGAAGCAATATATGTGAATGATTCTATTCCTATACTTGATTATGATTATATTCAAG ATGACATTGTTGATCAAGAAGTGAATTTAGAGTCATTTGTTGAAGTCGGTAATGCAAGCAATGATTCACAAGATTGGCCGTTAGGAGGGGCTCCTAACAATGACAATCGTGGCATGGATCCAAGTCTATAA